From a region of the Syngnathus typhle isolate RoL2023-S1 ecotype Sweden linkage group LG12, RoL_Styp_1.0, whole genome shotgun sequence genome:
- the shroom3 gene encoding protein Shroom3 isoform X4 yields MTGEPGRSASFPRMDSGRAVLQQAAGGGRRGGWALVKAQLQGGAPWGFTLQGGLEHGEPLIISKVEEGGKADTLECPLQVGDEIIIINDIDLTGYRQEAIALVKGSFKTLQITVRREFDPGYIEEFGSSPAASYLSSFRASSPPLSSTTPPPPQQQQKTTHLSRPCSTGGVQLRTKNSASTTDISGAFDSDGGYLRKSPDQYSSRGSMESLDPPQSAQLQHQHTLGHHTHSGVHPAYSSCQQLSSARSSNSIDHLHSKRDSAYSSFSTSSSIPEYLASAPTFSAERSYSLETVPQRGGSSEMQQADIRSIRTLYNAQQGLSQEQELRSPLSLRSSDSRSGEGVKGGHSRDLPTGVCYRGSSNNSGVSSSGVLATNRRSLGPIRAPGTSHSSYENLKGAPAPPRRSDSFAAIKNHERPNSWSSVEQPRVVNRSLQKGSYHHSSGSVASSAAKGSCITEGQLHTVIEKSPESSPITKPRQGFPLPGSPSEPATSLTSPAPQSGRLILPTGVYLVPQPEPHYAQMPSSSPMLSTSGVYPALAKDSNRQQQKVRGQEEEATEQLRDGKLPSIEKGHQMNNLSPYPHSTIPTVSTKQSRVHESERKQLEDNNFGLNRNLPAAERAENQAGVNMIPDQQGPQAPHHHMHSIQGPHNNMLQEQDVLNPQTQSTVALGPQTFQERRDPYTTVESWGPVRRLVDQSNVHPEPMLYSRVAQGQVPPSHPAVQPQHSSSTSPTQASLGHHSDSAALHYHHSDQKEQNRDKEHPLIRLENALVEVQRSTSPSSVVSTSSHDNNTLGEGIQGPTRSLSVLERVSRFEHSDRAGKQRSQSISHGPHKNSFRRMTDKSYGGPCGAEDLRSMLERSTKAHRTMSYRGGSVNYKKEGWVHDSVLFIWTAPDPSSALERSLSSLHLDGSREENENKNSWKQDVNNMLSTLQDTSFHRSYRDSLKEVPSKVLHSTSLRHNSSTVHSSHAVSSPNSSSHGSHQPLPFVCDHPPSEKKGPKTMPKPVGVFTNAPVTSAHTPKERHVVGPETQGPNPPALPRVAPVGPPALLRIGGRKRLSTDQKKHSYSEPDNMNEIGISDSENGLFKLGGETSVADRRKMFELGFANNTISRPDLRQLQQDAVAQYVQRKRSAKKDEGRDRSGPRPFSAYLQSDNTYHSDTISLSSTSSLLSLQDSGLDRCLSSSQRRHFSSPGADLRSLQSNLYYPGRVTTPRAPSYSSLRGDPAPECHTSITHLPQNFIQEASSNKQNSIWSKEMQQTASPRQKRLASKQATGAPAMVGSILGSGKSASVEDLLERSEERIPNHSRSRSSPTLEGLNQESASDQVKMFDAFVSEPERWTKTEGSIGDNKPLEGLASHAGSSLGTAYSHSPVPLRDRQQRQRNSERQRAHSMSSLAASVGLPCPLSSVSGSQDRDSPDWQSSKGQSQANLDDITFPGTPHNNIAESFGGAVSLDGHLDTFAMDKPARHSLSDASISHNTSTNGIHGERTFRLERNGGRYEENIKPVSSVTTSPLLQFQFASTPDKKHSGNVESRPSTPSHQSLLQNLPSPMSLNSSTDQKQISVTSTGLFHEDMDEVFLLNPAPPSPSRSIETNIMGDFPLPHTPPLELDKKNSLQIAGSLVVPSSRPRSSTLTSTSSSNLQLDDTLNLEYQPLLKREKTVEELQVETLAKQLLVKDRSLTHILETWEGKSPVDLVEEIFQNSRLDGKVPWQAKGSPLNDRSENVLNAAVDERTEMEEKDLNSSKVELCEALRCSVVAMRQEKDALCEEQKHHQALGASIGSLVHKLCKINERDKYNMFIGDLEKIVNLLLSLCSRLWRIDKSLFVLQQELTKEDISEERDSLNHKRSQLLSQTEDAWELKQNLDRRQRVVHAILRGYLTDAQLQDYLHFVSTKPSLLIRQRNLDDLIRQREEQLTRLAETLPPELAAARDWSRGSFRVSSNPVSCSFPCPQPIPGHTHSGRSTTVTSL; encoded by the exons TGCCTCCACCACAGACATCTCGGGTGCGTTTGATTCGGATGGCGGCTACCTGAGGAAGAGTCCTGACCAATACAGCTCAAGAGGCAGCATGGAGAGCTTGGATCCTCCTCAGTCAGCGCAGCTCCAGCACCAACATACACTGGGCCATCACACCCACAGTGGGGTCCACCCTGCCTACTCCTCCTGCCAACAACTCTCTTCTGCCAG GTCCTCCAACAGCATTGATCACCTCCACAGCAAGCGAGACTCTGCATATTCCTCCTTCTCTACCAGTTCCAGTATTCCAGAGTACCTTGCCTCTGCTCCGACATTCAGTGCAGAGCGCTCCTATTCACTGGAGACCGTACCCCAGAGAGGAGGAAGTAGCGAGATGCAACAAGCTGACATACGTTCCATCCGGACACTTTACAATGCCCAGCAGGGTCTATCTCAGGAGCAGGAACTGAGGTCTCCTTTATCACTACGTAGCAGTGATTCAAGAAGTGGGGAAGGAGTAAAGGGAGGGCACAGCAGAGATTTACCAA CTGGAGTGTGTTACCGTGGCAGCAGCAACAATAGTGGTGTAAGTAGCAGTGGTGTGCTGGCTACAAACAGGCGCAGTCTGGGTCCAATACGGGCACCTGGAACCAGTCACAGTTCTTATGAAAACCTGAAAGGGGCACCTGCTCCACCCCGGCGGAGCGACAGCTTTGCAGCCATTAAGAACCATGAGAGGCCCAACTCTTGGTCAAGCGTGGAGCAACCCCGGGTGGTTAATAG GTCTCTGCAGAAGGGCTCTTATCATCACTCCAGTGGTTCAGTTGCCTCAAGTGCAG CGAAAGGCTCGTGCATCACCGAGGGTCAACTCCACACAGTCATAGAAAAGAGTCCAGAGAGCAGCCCCATCACAAAACCTCGACAGGGTTTTCCCCTGCCAGGTTCACCTTCTGAACCTGCTACAAGCCTTACAAGCCCAGCTCCTCAATCAGGAcgccttattcttcccacaggAGTATACCTCGTACCCCAACCTGAACCTCATTATGCACAGATGCCCAGCTCAAGTCCCATGTTATCCACCTCAGGAGTTTATCCTGCTCTGGCCAAGGACAGCAACCGGCAGCAACAGAAAGTCAGAggacaggaggaggaggcgacCGAGCAATTGAGAGATGGAAAACTGCCATCTATCGAAAAAGGTCACCAAATGAACAATTTGTCCCCATATCCCCACTCCACCATTCCAACAGTTTCCACAAAGCAGAGCAGAGTACATGAATCAGAAAG GAAACAACTGGAGGATAATAATTTTGGTCTCAATAGAAACCTTCCGGCAGCAGAAAGAGCCGAGAACCAGGCAGGGGTCAACATGATTCCCGACCAGCAAGGGCCCCAGGCTCCTCATCACCATATGCATTCTATCCAAGGACCCCACAACAACATGTTGCAAGAACAAGATGTGCTAAATCCCCAAACTCAGTCAACTGTGGCTCTCGGACCCCAGACATTCCAAGAGCGGAGGGACCCTTACACAACTGTGGAGTCTTGGGGCCCCGTGAGAAG ATTGGTGGACCAATCCAATGTTCATCCAGAGCCAATGTTGTATTCCAGAGTTGCACAGGGACAAGTACCCCCATCCCATCCAGCAGTTCAACCTCAGCACTCCTCCTCCACGTCCCCCACTCAGGCCTCCCTCGGTCACCACAGTGACTCAGCAGCTCTTCATTACCATCACTCGGACCAGAAAGAGCAGAACAGAGACAAAGAACACCCGCTGATTCGTCTCGAGAATGCCCTCGTAGAGGTACAGCGTTCCACCAGCCCCAGCAGTGTTGTCTCTACCAGTAGTCATGACAACAATACATTGGGTGAGGGTATCCAGGGACCCACCCGTAGTCTCTCTGTCCTAGAGAGGGTCAGTCGCTTTGAGCATAGCGACAGAGCAGGAAAGCAACGTAGTCAAAGCATCAGTCATGGCCCCCACAAGAACTCTTTCCGCAGG ATGACTGACAAATCCTATGGTGGCCCCTGTGGAGCAGAGGATCTCAGAAGCATGCTTGAAAGAAGCACCAAAGCCCATAGAACTATGAGCTATAGAGGAGGCAGCGTCAACTACAAGAAAGAAGGGTGGGTCCATGACAGTGTTTTATTTATATG GACTGCACCTGATCCCAGCTCAGCCCTGGAGAGGAGCCTAAGCAGTCTCCATTTGGATGGATCCAgggaagaaaatgaaaacaaaaactctTGGAAACAAGATGTCAACAACATGTTGAGCACTTTGCAAGACACATCCTTCCACAG ATCTTACAGGGACTCATTGAAAGAAGTGCCATCTAAGGTCCTGCACTCCACCTCCTTGAGACACAATTCCTCCACTGTTCATTCCTCACATGCAGTTTCTTCTCCAAATTCCTCCTCACACGGAAGCCATCAGCCTCTACCTTTCGTGTGCGACCATCCCCCCTCAGAGAAAAAAGGCCCTAAAACCATGCCCAAACCCGTGGGCGTTTTTACCAATGCCCCAGTCACATCCGCTCACACTCCAAAGGAACGCCATGTGGTTGGACCAGAGACCCAAGGCCCAAATCCCCCGGCCTTGCCCCGCGTCGCGCCAGTCGGACCTCCTGCTTTATTGCGAATCGGTGGACGCAAACGTTTGAGCACAGACCAGAAAAAACACTCCTATTCTGAGCCAGACAACATGAACGAGATTGGAATTTCAGATTCTGAGAATGGTCTCTTCAAGCTTGGTGGag AGACCAGTGTGGCTGACCGCCGGAAGATGTTTGAACTTGGATTTGCAAACAACACCATATCAAGGCCTGATTTGCGCCAGCTTCAGCAAGATGCTGTGGCTCAGTACGTGCAGAGGAAGAGAAGTGCAAAGAAAGATGAGGGAAGAGATAGGAGTGGACCAAGGCCCTTCAGCGCTTATCTACAGTCTGACAATACCTACCATTCAG ACACAATCAGCCTCTCCTCTACCTCGAGCCTTCTCTCACTCCAAGACTCTGGCCTGGATCGCTGCCTTTCTTCGAGTCAAAGGCGTCACTTCTCTTCTCCTGGAGCTGACCTGCGAAGCCTTCAGTCTAACTTGTACTACCCAGGCAGAGTTACCACTCCACGGGCGCCTTCATACTCATCCTTACG TGGTGACCCAGCACCTGAGTGTCACACGTCCATCACCCACCTCCCACAAAATTTCATCCAAGAGGCAAGCTCCAACAAACAGAATTCAATTTGGTCAAAAGAAATGCAACAGACGGCAAGCCCACGACAGAAGCGTTTAGCGTCCAAGCAGGCGACCGGGGCACCGGCAATGGTCGGATCCATCTTGGGGTCTGGTAAATCCGCCTCTGTTGAAGATCTTTTGGAGCGGTCAGAGGAAAGGATCCCAAACCACTCCCGCTCCCGCTCATCCCCTACTCTAGAGGGGCTCAATCAG gAATCTGCATCAGATCAAGTGAAGATGTTTGATGCCTTTGTGTCTGAGCCTGAACGCTGGACTAAAACTGAGGGCAG CATTGGAGACAACAAGCCACTAGAGGGCCTCGCCTCACATGCTGGGTCTTCTCTAG GTACAGCCTACTCCCACTCCCCTGTCCCACTGAGGGACAGACAGCAACGTCAGAGGAACAGTGAGCGTCAGCGAGCCCATAGCATGTCCTCTCTAGCAGCCTCAGTTGGTCTGCCTTGTCCCCTCTCCTCCGTGTCTGGATCTCAGGACAGAGATAGCCCTGACTGGCAGTCTAGCAAGGGTCAAAGTCAAGCCAATCTGGATGACATCACCTTCCCGGGAACCCCCCACAACAACATTGCTGAAAGTTTTGGCGGCGCTGTCAGCCTCGACGGCCACCTTGACACCTTTGCGATGGACAAACCGGCGAGGCACAGTTTGAGTGATGCTAGCatatcacacaacactagtACGAATGGCATTCACGGAGAGCGAACATTTAGATTAGAGAGAAATGGAGGGCGTTATGAAGAAAACATCAAACCGGTGTCTTCAGTGACCACATCGCCGCTGCTTCAATTCCAATTTGCTTCCACACCAGACAAGAAACACAGTGGGAATGTCGAATCACGTCCTTCCACACCCTCTCATCAGTCCCTCCTTCAGAACCTTCCCTCACCGATGAGCCTCAACAGCTCCACTGACCAAAAACAAATATCAGTAACATCCACAGGACTATTTCACGAGGACATGGATGAGGTATTCCTTCTAAATcctgcacctccatcaccttCTCGTTCAATCGAGACGAATATCATGGGAGACTTCCCTTTGCCTCACACTCCTCCCCTTGAGTTGGACAAGAAAAACTCTTTGCAGATTGCGGGAAG CCTTGTTGTGCCATCCTCAAGGCCACGATCGTCCACTCTCACGTCCACCTCTTCTAGCAACCTACAGCTTGATGACACGCTTAACCTTGAGTACCAGCCACTGCTCAAGAGGGAAAAGACAGTGGAGGAGCTACAAGTGGAAACGCTGGCAAAGCAGCTG CTAGTGAAGGATCGCTCTCTGACACATATCCTAGAAACATGGGAGGGTAAATCACCTGTAGACCTTGTGGAGGAGATCTTTCAAAACAGCAGACTGGATGGTAAAGTGCCTTGGCAAGCCAAGGGTAGCCCACTAAATGATAg GAGTGAGAATGTTCTCAATGCAGCAGTCGATGAAAGGACTGAGATGGAGGAGAAGGACCTCAACAGCAGCAAG GTGGAGCTCTGCGAGGCTCTGAGGTGTAGTGTGGTGGCTATGCGTCAAGAAAAGGATGCTCTGTGCGAGGAGCAAAAGCATCACCAGGCACTCGGGGCCAGCATTGGCTCTCTGGTGCACAAACTATGCAAGATAAACGAGAGGGACAAGTACAACATGTTCATTG gtgATCTTGAAAAAATTGTGAACCTGCTATTGTCACTATGTAGCCGGCTATGGAGAATTGATAAGTCTCTGTTTGTTTTGCAACAAGAGCTCACAAAGGAGGACATTTCAGAGGAGCGG GACTCCCTCAACCACAAACGCTCTCAGCTCCTCAGTCAAACAGAGGATGCCTGGGAACTGAAGCAAAACCTGGACCGGCGGCAGCGCGTTGTTCACGCCATCTTGCGAGGCTACCTCACCGATGCCCAGCTCCAAGACTACCTACACTTTGTTAGCACCAAACCCTCCCTACTGATTCGCCAACGGAACCTCGATGATCTCATACGTCAGCGAGAGGAGCAGCTGACGAGGCTGGCAGAGACCCTCCCGCCAGAGTTGGCGGCGGCTCGTGATTGGTCAAGAGGATCTTTCCGTGTGTCCTCGAACCCCGTTTCCTGCTCCTTTCCCTGCCCGCAGCCGATTCCTGGCCACACCCACTCTGGCAGGTCCACCACCGTGACATCGCTGTGA
- the shroom3 gene encoding protein Shroom3 isoform X1 — protein MTGEPGRSASFPRMDSGRAVLQQAAGGGRRGGWALVKAQLQGGAPWGFTLQGGLEHGEPLIISKVEEGGKADTLECPLQVGDEIIIINDIDLTGYRQEAIALVKGSFKTLQITVRREFDPGYIEEFGSSPAASYLSSFRASSPPLSSTTPPPPQQQQKTTHLSRPCSTGGVQLRTKNRRNETASRPHSWHSTKLGEGQQESEQEGMDTMSSAWHHSYHASASTTDISGAFDSDGGYLRKSPDQYSSRGSMESLDPPQSAQLQHQHTLGHHTHSGVHPAYSSCQQLSSARSSNSIDHLHSKRDSAYSSFSTSSSIPEYLASAPTFSAERSYSLETVPQRGGSSEMQQADIRSIRTLYNAQQGLSQEQELRSPLSLRSSDSRSGEGVKGGHSRDLPTGVCYRGSSNNSGVSSSGVLATNRRSLGPIRAPGTSHSSYENLKGAPAPPRRSDSFAAIKNHERPNSWSSVEQPRVVNRSLQKGSYHHSSGSVASSAAKGSCITEGQLHTVIEKSPESSPITKPRQGFPLPGSPSEPATSLTSPAPQSGRLILPTGVYLVPQPEPHYAQMPSSSPMLSTSGVYPALAKDSNRQQQKVRGQEEEATEQLRDGKLPSIEKGHQMNNLSPYPHSTIPTVSTKQSRVHESERKQLEDNNFGLNRNLPAAERAENQAGVNMIPDQQGPQAPHHHMHSIQGPHNNMLQEQDVLNPQTQSTVALGPQTFQERRDPYTTVESWGPVRRLVDQSNVHPEPMLYSRVAQGQVPPSHPAVQPQHSSSTSPTQASLGHHSDSAALHYHHSDQKEQNRDKEHPLIRLENALVEVQRSTSPSSVVSTSSHDNNTLGEGIQGPTRSLSVLERVSRFEHSDRAGKQRSQSISHGPHKNSFRRMTDKSYGGPCGAEDLRSMLERSTKAHRTMSYRGGSVNYKKEGWVHDSVLFIWTAPDPSSALERSLSSLHLDGSREENENKNSWKQDVNNMLSTLQDTSFHRSYRDSLKEVPSKVLHSTSLRHNSSTVHSSHAVSSPNSSSHGSHQPLPFVCDHPPSEKKGPKTMPKPVGVFTNAPVTSAHTPKERHVVGPETQGPNPPALPRVAPVGPPALLRIGGRKRLSTDQKKHSYSEPDNMNEIGISDSENGLFKLGGETSVADRRKMFELGFANNTISRPDLRQLQQDAVAQYVQRKRSAKKDEGRDRSGPRPFSAYLQSDNTYHSDTISLSSTSSLLSLQDSGLDRCLSSSQRRHFSSPGADLRSLQSNLYYPGRVTTPRAPSYSSLRGDPAPECHTSITHLPQNFIQEASSNKQNSIWSKEMQQTASPRQKRLASKQATGAPAMVGSILGSGKSASVEDLLERSEERIPNHSRSRSSPTLEGLNQESASDQVKMFDAFVSEPERWTKTEGSIGDNKPLEGLASHAGSSLGTAYSHSPVPLRDRQQRQRNSERQRAHSMSSLAASVGLPCPLSSVSGSQDRDSPDWQSSKGQSQANLDDITFPGTPHNNIAESFGGAVSLDGHLDTFAMDKPARHSLSDASISHNTSTNGIHGERTFRLERNGGRYEENIKPVSSVTTSPLLQFQFASTPDKKHSGNVESRPSTPSHQSLLQNLPSPMSLNSSTDQKQISVTSTGLFHEDMDEVFLLNPAPPSPSRSIETNIMGDFPLPHTPPLELDKKNSLQIAGSLVVPSSRPRSSTLTSTSSSNLQLDDTLNLEYQPLLKREKTVEELQVETLAKQLLVKDRSLTHILETWEGKSPVDLVEEIFQNSRLDGKVPWQAKGSPLNDRSENVLNAAVDERTEMEEKDLNSSKVELCEALRCSVVAMRQEKDALCEEQKHHQALGASIGSLVHKLCKINERDKYNMFIGDLEKIVNLLLSLCSRLWRIDKSLFVLQQELTKEDISEERDSLNHKRSQLLSQTEDAWELKQNLDRRQRVVHAILRGYLTDAQLQDYLHFVSTKPSLLIRQRNLDDLIRQREEQLTRLAETLPPELAAARDWSRGSFRVSSNPVSCSFPCPQPIPGHTHSGRSTTVTSL, from the exons ACGCAATGAGACAGCATCTCGTCCTCACTCGTGGCATTCAACAAAACTGGGGGAAGGTCAGCAAGAGTCAGAGCAGGAAGGGATGGACACCATGAGCAGTGCCTGGCACCACAGTTACCACGCAAG TGCCTCCACCACAGACATCTCGGGTGCGTTTGATTCGGATGGCGGCTACCTGAGGAAGAGTCCTGACCAATACAGCTCAAGAGGCAGCATGGAGAGCTTGGATCCTCCTCAGTCAGCGCAGCTCCAGCACCAACATACACTGGGCCATCACACCCACAGTGGGGTCCACCCTGCCTACTCCTCCTGCCAACAACTCTCTTCTGCCAG GTCCTCCAACAGCATTGATCACCTCCACAGCAAGCGAGACTCTGCATATTCCTCCTTCTCTACCAGTTCCAGTATTCCAGAGTACCTTGCCTCTGCTCCGACATTCAGTGCAGAGCGCTCCTATTCACTGGAGACCGTACCCCAGAGAGGAGGAAGTAGCGAGATGCAACAAGCTGACATACGTTCCATCCGGACACTTTACAATGCCCAGCAGGGTCTATCTCAGGAGCAGGAACTGAGGTCTCCTTTATCACTACGTAGCAGTGATTCAAGAAGTGGGGAAGGAGTAAAGGGAGGGCACAGCAGAGATTTACCAA CTGGAGTGTGTTACCGTGGCAGCAGCAACAATAGTGGTGTAAGTAGCAGTGGTGTGCTGGCTACAAACAGGCGCAGTCTGGGTCCAATACGGGCACCTGGAACCAGTCACAGTTCTTATGAAAACCTGAAAGGGGCACCTGCTCCACCCCGGCGGAGCGACAGCTTTGCAGCCATTAAGAACCATGAGAGGCCCAACTCTTGGTCAAGCGTGGAGCAACCCCGGGTGGTTAATAG GTCTCTGCAGAAGGGCTCTTATCATCACTCCAGTGGTTCAGTTGCCTCAAGTGCAG CGAAAGGCTCGTGCATCACCGAGGGTCAACTCCACACAGTCATAGAAAAGAGTCCAGAGAGCAGCCCCATCACAAAACCTCGACAGGGTTTTCCCCTGCCAGGTTCACCTTCTGAACCTGCTACAAGCCTTACAAGCCCAGCTCCTCAATCAGGAcgccttattcttcccacaggAGTATACCTCGTACCCCAACCTGAACCTCATTATGCACAGATGCCCAGCTCAAGTCCCATGTTATCCACCTCAGGAGTTTATCCTGCTCTGGCCAAGGACAGCAACCGGCAGCAACAGAAAGTCAGAggacaggaggaggaggcgacCGAGCAATTGAGAGATGGAAAACTGCCATCTATCGAAAAAGGTCACCAAATGAACAATTTGTCCCCATATCCCCACTCCACCATTCCAACAGTTTCCACAAAGCAGAGCAGAGTACATGAATCAGAAAG GAAACAACTGGAGGATAATAATTTTGGTCTCAATAGAAACCTTCCGGCAGCAGAAAGAGCCGAGAACCAGGCAGGGGTCAACATGATTCCCGACCAGCAAGGGCCCCAGGCTCCTCATCACCATATGCATTCTATCCAAGGACCCCACAACAACATGTTGCAAGAACAAGATGTGCTAAATCCCCAAACTCAGTCAACTGTGGCTCTCGGACCCCAGACATTCCAAGAGCGGAGGGACCCTTACACAACTGTGGAGTCTTGGGGCCCCGTGAGAAG ATTGGTGGACCAATCCAATGTTCATCCAGAGCCAATGTTGTATTCCAGAGTTGCACAGGGACAAGTACCCCCATCCCATCCAGCAGTTCAACCTCAGCACTCCTCCTCCACGTCCCCCACTCAGGCCTCCCTCGGTCACCACAGTGACTCAGCAGCTCTTCATTACCATCACTCGGACCAGAAAGAGCAGAACAGAGACAAAGAACACCCGCTGATTCGTCTCGAGAATGCCCTCGTAGAGGTACAGCGTTCCACCAGCCCCAGCAGTGTTGTCTCTACCAGTAGTCATGACAACAATACATTGGGTGAGGGTATCCAGGGACCCACCCGTAGTCTCTCTGTCCTAGAGAGGGTCAGTCGCTTTGAGCATAGCGACAGAGCAGGAAAGCAACGTAGTCAAAGCATCAGTCATGGCCCCCACAAGAACTCTTTCCGCAGG ATGACTGACAAATCCTATGGTGGCCCCTGTGGAGCAGAGGATCTCAGAAGCATGCTTGAAAGAAGCACCAAAGCCCATAGAACTATGAGCTATAGAGGAGGCAGCGTCAACTACAAGAAAGAAGGGTGGGTCCATGACAGTGTTTTATTTATATG GACTGCACCTGATCCCAGCTCAGCCCTGGAGAGGAGCCTAAGCAGTCTCCATTTGGATGGATCCAgggaagaaaatgaaaacaaaaactctTGGAAACAAGATGTCAACAACATGTTGAGCACTTTGCAAGACACATCCTTCCACAG ATCTTACAGGGACTCATTGAAAGAAGTGCCATCTAAGGTCCTGCACTCCACCTCCTTGAGACACAATTCCTCCACTGTTCATTCCTCACATGCAGTTTCTTCTCCAAATTCCTCCTCACACGGAAGCCATCAGCCTCTACCTTTCGTGTGCGACCATCCCCCCTCAGAGAAAAAAGGCCCTAAAACCATGCCCAAACCCGTGGGCGTTTTTACCAATGCCCCAGTCACATCCGCTCACACTCCAAAGGAACGCCATGTGGTTGGACCAGAGACCCAAGGCCCAAATCCCCCGGCCTTGCCCCGCGTCGCGCCAGTCGGACCTCCTGCTTTATTGCGAATCGGTGGACGCAAACGTTTGAGCACAGACCAGAAAAAACACTCCTATTCTGAGCCAGACAACATGAACGAGATTGGAATTTCAGATTCTGAGAATGGTCTCTTCAAGCTTGGTGGag AGACCAGTGTGGCTGACCGCCGGAAGATGTTTGAACTTGGATTTGCAAACAACACCATATCAAGGCCTGATTTGCGCCAGCTTCAGCAAGATGCTGTGGCTCAGTACGTGCAGAGGAAGAGAAGTGCAAAGAAAGATGAGGGAAGAGATAGGAGTGGACCAAGGCCCTTCAGCGCTTATCTACAGTCTGACAATACCTACCATTCAG ACACAATCAGCCTCTCCTCTACCTCGAGCCTTCTCTCACTCCAAGACTCTGGCCTGGATCGCTGCCTTTCTTCGAGTCAAAGGCGTCACTTCTCTTCTCCTGGAGCTGACCTGCGAAGCCTTCAGTCTAACTTGTACTACCCAGGCAGAGTTACCACTCCACGGGCGCCTTCATACTCATCCTTACG TGGTGACCCAGCACCTGAGTGTCACACGTCCATCACCCACCTCCCACAAAATTTCATCCAAGAGGCAAGCTCCAACAAACAGAATTCAATTTGGTCAAAAGAAATGCAACAGACGGCAAGCCCACGACAGAAGCGTTTAGCGTCCAAGCAGGCGACCGGGGCACCGGCAATGGTCGGATCCATCTTGGGGTCTGGTAAATCCGCCTCTGTTGAAGATCTTTTGGAGCGGTCAGAGGAAAGGATCCCAAACCACTCCCGCTCCCGCTCATCCCCTACTCTAGAGGGGCTCAATCAG gAATCTGCATCAGATCAAGTGAAGATGTTTGATGCCTTTGTGTCTGAGCCTGAACGCTGGACTAAAACTGAGGGCAG CATTGGAGACAACAAGCCACTAGAGGGCCTCGCCTCACATGCTGGGTCTTCTCTAG GTACAGCCTACTCCCACTCCCCTGTCCCACTGAGGGACAGACAGCAACGTCAGAGGAACAGTGAGCGTCAGCGAGCCCATAGCATGTCCTCTCTAGCAGCCTCAGTTGGTCTGCCTTGTCCCCTCTCCTCCGTGTCTGGATCTCAGGACAGAGATAGCCCTGACTGGCAGTCTAGCAAGGGTCAAAGTCAAGCCAATCTGGATGACATCACCTTCCCGGGAACCCCCCACAACAACATTGCTGAAAGTTTTGGCGGCGCTGTCAGCCTCGACGGCCACCTTGACACCTTTGCGATGGACAAACCGGCGAGGCACAGTTTGAGTGATGCTAGCatatcacacaacactagtACGAATGGCATTCACGGAGAGCGAACATTTAGATTAGAGAGAAATGGAGGGCGTTATGAAGAAAACATCAAACCGGTGTCTTCAGTGACCACATCGCCGCTGCTTCAATTCCAATTTGCTTCCACACCAGACAAGAAACACAGTGGGAATGTCGAATCACGTCCTTCCACACCCTCTCATCAGTCCCTCCTTCAGAACCTTCCCTCACCGATGAGCCTCAACAGCTCCACTGACCAAAAACAAATATCAGTAACATCCACAGGACTATTTCACGAGGACATGGATGAGGTATTCCTTCTAAATcctgcacctccatcaccttCTCGTTCAATCGAGACGAATATCATGGGAGACTTCCCTTTGCCTCACACTCCTCCCCTTGAGTTGGACAAGAAAAACTCTTTGCAGATTGCGGGAAG CCTTGTTGTGCCATCCTCAAGGCCACGATCGTCCACTCTCACGTCCACCTCTTCTAGCAACCTACAGCTTGATGACACGCTTAACCTTGAGTACCAGCCACTGCTCAAGAGGGAAAAGACAGTGGAGGAGCTACAAGTGGAAACGCTGGCAAAGCAGCTG CTAGTGAAGGATCGCTCTCTGACACATATCCTAGAAACATGGGAGGGTAAATCACCTGTAGACCTTGTGGAGGAGATCTTTCAAAACAGCAGACTGGATGGTAAAGTGCCTTGGCAAGCCAAGGGTAGCCCACTAAATGATAg GAGTGAGAATGTTCTCAATGCAGCAGTCGATGAAAGGACTGAGATGGAGGAGAAGGACCTCAACAGCAGCAAG GTGGAGCTCTGCGAGGCTCTGAGGTGTAGTGTGGTGGCTATGCGTCAAGAAAAGGATGCTCTGTGCGAGGAGCAAAAGCATCACCAGGCACTCGGGGCCAGCATTGGCTCTCTGGTGCACAAACTATGCAAGATAAACGAGAGGGACAAGTACAACATGTTCATTG gtgATCTTGAAAAAATTGTGAACCTGCTATTGTCACTATGTAGCCGGCTATGGAGAATTGATAAGTCTCTGTTTGTTTTGCAACAAGAGCTCACAAAGGAGGACATTTCAGAGGAGCGG GACTCCCTCAACCACAAACGCTCTCAGCTCCTCAGTCAAACAGAGGATGCCTGGGAACTGAAGCAAAACCTGGACCGGCGGCAGCGCGTTGTTCACGCCATCTTGCGAGGCTACCTCACCGATGCCCAGCTCCAAGACTACCTACACTTTGTTAGCACCAAACCCTCCCTACTGATTCGCCAACGGAACCTCGATGATCTCATACGTCAGCGAGAGGAGCAGCTGACGAGGCTGGCAGAGACCCTCCCGCCAGAGTTGGCGGCGGCTCGTGATTGGTCAAGAGGATCTTTCCGTGTGTCCTCGAACCCCGTTTCCTGCTCCTTTCCCTGCCCGCAGCCGATTCCTGGCCACACCCACTCTGGCAGGTCCACCACCGTGACATCGCTGTGA